From one Oxyura jamaicensis isolate SHBP4307 breed ruddy duck chromosome 15, BPBGC_Ojam_1.0, whole genome shotgun sequence genomic stretch:
- the KMT5A gene encoding N-lysine methyltransferase KMT5A isoform X1 — MRARRLPAEQLAAAGELPGRAAAEPGHGGLLSAGPGRAAAAAMAKGKNMPKARAGGAEEASPENAERKGPGRPRAGGENVFIGQSKIYSYLNPSKTPGARPPLQEENSVMYHEVKCQGKTLNETNRKGDEKKNGSNIIEGAMKPDDQKDKESGCNTSVPSSDQNQETAETEKTPLPSDGADEANAKPAQKKMVKTKRGPRRKTQGRTPNRKVTDYYPVRRSSRKSKSELQTEERRKIDELITSGKEEGMKIDYIDGKGRGVIATKHFNRGEFVVEYHGDLIEITDAKKREAVYAQDPSTGCYMYYFQYLSKTYCVDATKETNRLGRLINHSKCGNCQTKLHDIDGVPHLILIASRDIKAGEELLYDYGDRSKASIAAHPWLKH, encoded by the exons ATGAGGGCGCGGCGTCTCCCCGCGGAGCAGTTGGCGGCGGCTGGGGAGCTCCcggggagggcggcggcggagcccggCCACGGGGGGCTGCTGagcgccgggcccggccgcgccgccgccgccgccatggcgAAAG GGAAGAACATGCCCAAGGCCAGGGCCGGCGGCGCGGAGGAGGCGAGCCCCGAGAACGCCGAGAGGAAgggccccggccgcccccgggcCGGTGGG GAGAATGTGTTTATTGGTCAATCCAAAatctacagctacctgaatCCTAGCAAAACTCCTGGTGCTCGCCCTCCGCTTCAAGAAGAAAACTCGGTCATGTATCACGAGGTGAAATGTCAGGGCAAAACACTAAATGAAACCAACAGAAAAGGAGATG aaaaaaagaatggtaGCAATATAATTGAAGGTGCTATGAAACCAGACGAccagaaagataaagaaagtgGGTGCAATACTTCGGTACCCTCTTCTGATCAAAATCAAGAAActgcagaaactgaaaagaCGCCCCTGCCTTCCGATGGTGCTGATGAGGCCAATGCAAAGCCAGCTCAGAAAAAGATGGTTAAAACAAAACGTGGACCAAGGAGAAA AACACAAGGAAGAACACCAAATCGAAAAGTGACAGATTATTACCCGGTTAGAAGAAGTTCCAGAAAGAGCAAGTCTGAATTGCAG ActgaggaaaggaggaaaatagaTGAACTAATAACAAGcgggaaagaggaaggaatgaAG ATTGATTACATTGATGGCAAAGGGAGAGGCGTAATTGCAACTAAACATTTTAATCGAGGAGAATTTGTAGTTGAATATCATGGGGATCTCATAGAGATCACTGATGCTAAAAAGCGGGAAGCTGTGTATGCTCAAGATCCATCCACAGGCTGCTATATGTACTATTTTCAGTACCTCAGCAAAACGTACTG TGTTGATGCTACAAAAGAAACTAATCGTCTGGGAAGACTGATTAATCACAGCAAATGTGGCAATTGTCAAACAAAACTCCATGACATTGATGGTGTGCCTCATCTCATACTGATAGCTTCCAGAGACATTAAAGCAGGTGAAGAACTGTTGTACGACTATGGAGACAGAAGCAAAGCTTCCATTGCAGCACATCCATGGCTGAAACACTAA
- the KMT5A gene encoding N-lysine methyltransferase KMT5A isoform X3, producing the protein MVLSSEPYFIFLSPEKKNGSNIIEGAMKPDDQKDKESGCNTSVPSSDQNQETAETEKTPLPSDGADEANAKPAQKKMVKTKRGPRRKTQGRTPNRKVTDYYPVRRSSRKSKSELQTEERRKIDELITSGKEEGMKIDYIDGKGRGVIATKHFNRGEFVVEYHGDLIEITDAKKREAVYAQDPSTGCYMYYFQYLSKTYCVDATKETNRLGRLINHSKCGNCQTKLHDIDGVPHLILIASRDIKAGEELLYDYGDRSKASIAAHPWLKH; encoded by the exons ATGGTCTTGAGCTCAGAGCcttactttattttcctgtcaccagaaaaaaagaatggtaGCAATATAATTGAAGGTGCTATGAAACCAGACGAccagaaagataaagaaagtgGGTGCAATACTTCGGTACCCTCTTCTGATCAAAATCAAGAAActgcagaaactgaaaagaCGCCCCTGCCTTCCGATGGTGCTGATGAGGCCAATGCAAAGCCAGCTCAGAAAAAGATGGTTAAAACAAAACGTGGACCAAGGAGAAA AACACAAGGAAGAACACCAAATCGAAAAGTGACAGATTATTACCCGGTTAGAAGAAGTTCCAGAAAGAGCAAGTCTGAATTGCAG ActgaggaaaggaggaaaatagaTGAACTAATAACAAGcgggaaagaggaaggaatgaAG ATTGATTACATTGATGGCAAAGGGAGAGGCGTAATTGCAACTAAACATTTTAATCGAGGAGAATTTGTAGTTGAATATCATGGGGATCTCATAGAGATCACTGATGCTAAAAAGCGGGAAGCTGTGTATGCTCAAGATCCATCCACAGGCTGCTATATGTACTATTTTCAGTACCTCAGCAAAACGTACTG TGTTGATGCTACAAAAGAAACTAATCGTCTGGGAAGACTGATTAATCACAGCAAATGTGGCAATTGTCAAACAAAACTCCATGACATTGATGGTGTGCCTCATCTCATACTGATAGCTTCCAGAGACATTAAAGCAGGTGAAGAACTGTTGTACGACTATGGAGACAGAAGCAAAGCTTCCATTGCAGCACATCCATGGCTGAAACACTAA
- the KMT5A gene encoding N-lysine methyltransferase KMT5A isoform X2 — MYHEVKCQGKTLNETNRKGDEKKNGSNIIEGAMKPDDQKDKESGCNTSVPSSDQNQETAETEKTPLPSDGADEANAKPAQKKMVKTKRGPRRKTQGRTPNRKVTDYYPVRRSSRKSKSELQTEERRKIDELITSGKEEGMKIDYIDGKGRGVIATKHFNRGEFVVEYHGDLIEITDAKKREAVYAQDPSTGCYMYYFQYLSKTYCVDATKETNRLGRLINHSKCGNCQTKLHDIDGVPHLILIASRDIKAGEELLYDYGDRSKASIAAHPWLKH, encoded by the exons ATGTATCACGAGGTGAAATGTCAGGGCAAAACACTAAATGAAACCAACAGAAAAGGAGATG aaaaaaagaatggtaGCAATATAATTGAAGGTGCTATGAAACCAGACGAccagaaagataaagaaagtgGGTGCAATACTTCGGTACCCTCTTCTGATCAAAATCAAGAAActgcagaaactgaaaagaCGCCCCTGCCTTCCGATGGTGCTGATGAGGCCAATGCAAAGCCAGCTCAGAAAAAGATGGTTAAAACAAAACGTGGACCAAGGAGAAA AACACAAGGAAGAACACCAAATCGAAAAGTGACAGATTATTACCCGGTTAGAAGAAGTTCCAGAAAGAGCAAGTCTGAATTGCAG ActgaggaaaggaggaaaatagaTGAACTAATAACAAGcgggaaagaggaaggaatgaAG ATTGATTACATTGATGGCAAAGGGAGAGGCGTAATTGCAACTAAACATTTTAATCGAGGAGAATTTGTAGTTGAATATCATGGGGATCTCATAGAGATCACTGATGCTAAAAAGCGGGAAGCTGTGTATGCTCAAGATCCATCCACAGGCTGCTATATGTACTATTTTCAGTACCTCAGCAAAACGTACTG TGTTGATGCTACAAAAGAAACTAATCGTCTGGGAAGACTGATTAATCACAGCAAATGTGGCAATTGTCAAACAAAACTCCATGACATTGATGGTGTGCCTCATCTCATACTGATAGCTTCCAGAGACATTAAAGCAGGTGAAGAACTGTTGTACGACTATGGAGACAGAAGCAAAGCTTCCATTGCAGCACATCCATGGCTGAAACACTAA